The genomic interval GATTTATGCCTATGGAATATAAGACTTTATTACATTCTGCAAAAGGTGATTTGGCTGTGGGTGGCGCAAGATTGGGTTATCAATATTTTTCCATCAATAATAGTATATTTGGCTTTAGAATCTATGCTGATGCACATATTGGCAGAGGAGAAACAGAGAATACTTTAACACAAGTTGAACAAGATTTTATGGCTTGGAATATTGATGTACTTGTTGATTTACGTATTCCTAATACTTATCAATATATTGGGTTTTTTAGTGGAGTTGGATTTGGAAGTTTAAATTTTGAAAGCACAAGTATATTGAACTATGTGTATTTAAAAGGTGGAAGAAATTTTTATAATTTTGGTTTGGCTTTTACCGGTGGTGCAAAACATCATTTGGAGTTGTATTGCAAAATGCCGATGAAAGCAAACTATGATGAGGAATTTTATTGGAAAAGCCCAATGCTCGCAGGCATAGCTTATCAATATACTTTTTAATATAATAAATTGATATTGTTACTATTGAGTTACTTGTGCGTATTACAATAGCATTTCAATAACAATTTGTTATTAATATTTTTTATTAGGAGTTCAATATGTTAGTTACAAAACCAGCACCAGATTTTACAGCGGAGGCGATTAAAGCAGATGGAACTTTTGAGGATAGTTTTAACCTCTACAAAAACATCGGTAAGAATGGTGCAGTTGTATTTTTTTGGCCTAAGGATTTTACTTTTGTATGTCCTAGTGAGATTATTGCTTTTGACAAACGCGTGAAAGATTTTGAAGCACGCGGTGTAAAAGTGATTGGAGTATCTATTGATTCTAAAGAAGTGCATTTTGCGTGGAGAAATGTGCCTGTAAATCAAGGAGGGATTGGCGCAGTAACATTCCCTATGGTATCTGATATTACAAAACAAATCTCTCGTGATTATGATGTGCTTTTTAATGGTGCAGTTGCACTTCGCGGTAGCTTCCTTATTGATAAAAATAAAGTAGTTCGCCACGCAGTCATTAATGACCTTCCACTTGGACGTAATGTTGATGAAATGATTCGTATGGTAGATGCGATGTTGTTTGTTGAAGAGCACGGCGAAGTATGTCCTGCAGGCTGGAATAAAGGTGATGAGGGTATGAAAGCTAATGCTAAAGGTGTAGCAGAATACCTTGCTAAAAATGCTGATAAGCTCTAAGACGATACAAAAGCTACAACCTTGCACTTTTTGTGCGAGGATAGCTTTAACAAGCTACTTTATTCTTTAATTTCTTTGTTATTTTATAATTCTGTTTTCTTGCTTTTGTCTAAAATCTCAAATAGAACTATGAAATTATTATGTTACAATTCTTCTATTTTTCAATAAAGTTTTATACAATAATTACTTTTAGTTTCATATATTTTTTTAGTATAAATATATGTTACCTTTTGCACAAGCTTTTGAGTAATGGGATTAACGTAAATAAATTTAGGAGGAGAGTATGAAGCTATCTGAAAATCAGCAAAAGGCAGTTGTAAAGTTTAGAAATTTTATTGCTTTTAGAAATAAAATTTCACTTATCTTATCACTTGTTGTTTTGGTTTGTTATTATGTATTTGTAATAGGTGTGGGGCTTTTCCCCGAAGTATTGGGCTATCGTTTAGGTCCTAGCTCTATTACACTTGGTATTATACTAGGAATTTTTCTTATTGCGCTTTGTATTATTGCCACAGGGCTTTATACATTTTTGGCAAATACTTATTTTGATAAAGACCAAAATGAAGTGCTTGAGCAATTAGAAAAAAATGGTGTGCTTGAAGCACTTAAAAGTGGCGAGATTCACTATAAAGAGCAAGCAGCTGAAACAGAAAAGGAGGAAAAGTAATGAAAAGTTTATTTTTTAGCTTAAGCTTATTAAGTGTAAATTCGCTTTTTGGTGCATCTATTGATTTTGGTGGTGCAAAATCAGACATTAATCCAATAGCGATAGGTATGTTTTTAGCCTTTGTGCTTGCAACTTTATTTATTACTTATCTTTCTAACAAAAAGAGTCAATCTGCAAGTGGTTTTTATACTGCAGGGGGTAATATCACTGGTATGCAAAATGGTGTAGCTATTGCTGGAGATTATATGAGTGCAGCGAGCTTTTTAGGTATTACTGCGCTTGTATTTACAAATGGCTTTGATGGACTTATTTATTCCATAGGATTTTTAGCTGGGTGGCCTATCATTTTGTTTTTGATTGCTGAAAAATTTAGAAATTTGGGTAAATTCACTTTTGCTGACATTACTGCCTATCGTTTAGATGCAAAGCCTATTCGTATTATTTCTGCTATTTCTGCTTTGAGCGTTATAGTGTTTTATCTCATTGCACAAATGGTTGGTGCAGGACAGCTTATACAGGTGCTTTTTGGTTTACCTTATAGTGTAGCAGTGGTGCTTGTGGGAATCTTAATGATTTGCTATGTCGTTTTTGGTGGAATGCACGCTACAACTTGGGTGCAAATTATTAAAGCAGTGTTGCTTTTAGCAGGTGCAAGTTTTATGGCAATTATGATTTTGTATTTGACAAAATTTGACTTAAGCTACTACTTCTCACAGGCGGTTTCACATCACCCTAAAGGAGAATCTATTATGTCGCCTGGAGGTTTTTTACCTGATAGTATTTCTGCAGTATCGCTTGGGTTAGCTCTTATGTTTGGAACAGCAGGATTGCCTCATATTTTAATGAGATTTTTCACGGTAAAAGATGCCAAAGAAGCTCGTAAATCTGTATTTTATGCAACAGGGTTAATTGGATATTTTTATATTCTAACTTTCATCATTGGTTTTGGTGCAATTGCACTTTTACTTGGGAATCCAGATTATACAGATGCAAATGGTGCTTATAATGGTGTTACAAATATGGTTGCTGTAAATCTTGCTTCTGTGCTTGGCGGAGATTTCTTCTATGGCTTTATTTGTGCGGTGGCATTTGCTACAATTTTGGCAGTTGTTTCTGGATTGGCAATTACAGGTGCAGGTGCAATCAGCCACGATTTGTTTGTCAATGTTTGTAAAAATGGACAATGTGATCCTGCACTTGAAATGAGAGTAACTAAAATCGCTACAATTTGTATTGGAATATGTGCAATTGCACTTGGCATTGTATTTGAAAAGCAAAATGTTGCTTTCACCGTTGGATTAGCTTTTGCGATTGCTGCAAGCGTGAATTTTCCTATTTTGCTTTTGTGTATTTATTGGAAAAACCTCACCACAAAGGGTGCATTTTGGGGCGGACTTATAGGGCTTATAGTGGTGCTTACACTTGTAATTTTAAGTCCTAGTATTTGGGTGAAAAGCTTTGGTTTTGAAAGTGCGATTTTCCCTTATGATCACCCTGCGATTTTTACTATGCCACTTACCTTTATCCTTATTTTTATTATTTCAAAGTTGGATAATTCTAAACGAGCACAAATTGATAGAGCAGGTTTTGAAGCACAGGATTTCCGTGCGCAAAGCGGTATAGGAGCAAGTGAGGCTGTAGCACATTAATTATAGAGTTAGAATCCCGCTACATAGTGCGGATTCTAGCAATTTCATCTCTTAATCTTGCCGCCTCTTCAAACTCAAGTGCTTTAGCTGCTTGGTGCATTTTAATATTGAGCTCTTTAATGATACTTTCGCGCTCACTTTTTGGAATTTTTTTGCTTGCTTTTTCATAAAGCCTACTTAAGCCACTAGATTCTATTTTAAGCTCTTGCTCTACATTCCTTTGCACAGATTTGGGCGTAATGTTATGAATGCGATTAAATTCTTCTTGCTTAGTGCGGCGATAATCAGTAACTTCAAAGGCTCTTTGCATTGAACCTGTAATCTTTTTTGCATACAAAATTACTTTTCCCTCTACATTGCGTGCAGCTCTACCCATTGTTTGTATGAGACTTGTTTCAGAGCGCAAGAATCCCTCTTTATCTGCGTCCATAATGGCAATAAGGCTCACTTCAGGTAAGTCAAGTCCTTCACGCAAGAGATTTATACCTATAAGCACATCAAATTCTCCAAGCCTTAGAGCGCGTATTAAATGATTACGTTCAATCGCGTCAATATCGCTGTGCATATAGCGCACCTTAATGCCAAGTTCAGCATAATATTTGCTTAACTCCTCTGCCATTTTTTTTGTAAGTGTGGTAATGAGCACTCGTTGATTTTTGGCAATTCTTGCTTTTATCTCATCATATAAATCAAGCACGGCATTATCAGCATCTCGCACTTCATAGAGCGGGTCAAGCAATCCTGTGGGGCGGATAATCTGCTCGGCAATATGTTCTTGGCTAAGTTCTAATTCTTTTTGAGCAGGAGTTGCAGAGACAAAGAGAAAATGAGGCGCTTTATTGATAAATTCATCAAAGCGTAAAGGACGATTATCAAGCGCGCTTGGCAAACGGAAACCATACTCTACAAGCACTTCTTTACGACTCCTATCCCCTGCATACATACCTCCAAATTGTGGCAAACTTACGTGTGATTCATCAACGATAAGAAGATAAGGTTTGCCTTTTTGTTCAAAATAATCAAGGAGCGAATAAGGCGTTTCACCTGCTTTTTTGCCTGTGAGATGGCGTGCATAATTTTCAATCCCTTTGCAAATTCCTGATTCTTTTATCATTTCCAAATCAAACTCTGTGCGGGTTTTAAGTCGTTGATATTCAATTTGTTTATCTTGGGAAACAAATTCTTCAAGGCGATTTTCAAGTTCAACTTCTATATTTTTAATTGCACTCTGAAGTCTTTGTGCCCCTACAATAAACTGATTTGCTGCATAGAGGACAAAAGATTCTAATTGTGTAAGAGCGGTGCGCTCTAATGCATCAAATACGCCAATGCGTTCAATTTCATCGCCAAAAAACTCAATGCGAATAAACTCTTTTTCATTGTATGCAGGAAAAATATCAATGACTTCTCCGTTTACGCGGAAGTTTCCACGTTCAAAAATGGTGTCATTGCGTGTATAACCCATATCTACGAGTTTTAAAAGAAGTGTTTTTTGAGCTTCTTCTTGTCCGATTTCAAATTTGTGAATCATTGTGAGATATTCGGCAGGGTTTCCTAAGCCGTAATTTGCCGATACACTTGCTATGACAATAATATCATCATAAGCTAAAAGTGAGGTTGTAGCCGATAGACGCAATCGTTCCAAATCTTCATTAATACTAGAATCTTTTTCAATAAACAAATCACGGCGCGGTATATATGCTTCTGGTTGGTAATAATCAAAATGCGAGATGAAGTATTCCACGTGATTTTTAGGAAAAAATCCACGAAATTCGCTATAAAGCTGCGCAGCAAGAGTTTTATTATGTGTCATAATGAGTGTGGGGATATTAAGGTTAGCGATAATATTTGCCATTGTGTAAGTTTTGCCACTGCCCGTAACACCTACAAGAGTAGAGTATTGTGCGCCATTATGAATAAATTGTGTGATTTTTTGGATAGCTTGGGGCTGGTCTCCTGCGGGCGCAAATTGAGAATCTAAGATAAATTTTCCCATTTTATCCACACTCCTTGAAGATTTTGTGTTAAAATTATAATCTATTTTTCACAACCAAAGGATTGTAAAATGAGTAGCGTAATGGAAAAACTCTCCCACAAAATTGAAGAAATGCTCTCAAAAATTGCTCATCAAAAAGAAGAAATAGAATCTTTACATCTTGAAATTTCTTCACTTAAAGCACAAAATGAAGCCAAAGATAGCCAAATCTCTAATTTATATGAAGAAATTGCTTCTAAAGATAGAGGCTTTGAAAACCTTTTTGCTAGAATTGATGAAGGTTTAAAATAATGGCACAAGAAAGCCTTGAAATAGCACTTAATGGCAAACGTTATATGATTTCGCTTGATTGTTTGCACGATGAGGTAAGGGGGAAACTTAAAGAACTTTCTACCCAAAAAATTGAACCACTCACTCTATTAAAACTCTATATCACTAAGGCACAAGAATATGCCCTCATCTGTCAATCACTTGAAAATCTCTATAAAAGCCTTGAAAGTGTAGAGATGCCTACTCCGCATACAAGTGTGGAGATTCACGCCATAGAGAATCTGTGAATTATTACCTTATAGCTCCGATTGGACTAAAATCCCCGCCGCTTGTTTATGAGTGTGAAGAGGAATGTGCCAAAGAGAGTATCTGTTCTATTGTTGTGCGCGGTAAATCCTATCTTGGTGTAATATTGCAATCGCTTGATAAACCTTCTTTTGAATGTAAAATTGCGCATAAGATTACAAATTGTTTTTTGCCCCATCAGATACTTTTAGCTTCATTTATTGCACAATATTATTGTGTGGGATTAGGGGAAAGCTATGGGCTTTTTGTCCCTCAAGAAAGCAAGAGCGAAGAGAGCGCAAATAAGAATCTCGCAGAGCTAACATTTGAGCTTAAAACTTTAAGCCGGGAGCAAAATGAAGCTCTCAAATTTTTGTTATCTCACACTAATCCTTTGCTTTTTGGTGACACAGGAAGTGGAAAGACAGAAATATACATTCATCTTATTGCTCACACACTTGCTCAAGCTAAAAACACACTTTTTTTAATGCCAGAAATCGCTCTTACACCACAGATAGAATCCCGCCTTAGAGAAGTATTTGGTGATGCAGTAGGAATTTGGCATAGCAAAGTTACTCCAGCACAAAAAAGAAAACTTCTTTTGGCTTTGCATAGTGGCACGATACGCATAATTGCAGGAGCAAGAAGCGCATTATTTTTGCCTATAAGAGAGCTTGGGCTTGTTATTGTTGATGAAGAACACGATGACGCTTATAAATCCCAAAGCACACCATATTATAATGCACGTGATATGGCACTTTATCTCGGGAGCAAAACAAATATCAAAGTTGTTTTAGGTTCGGCAACACCAAGTGTAGTCAGCTACTATAATGCAATTAAGCAAGACAGCGTATATCGCTTGAGGGGGCGATATTTTACTTCGCATAAATCTATTTATATAGTAAGCCAAAATCCGCAAATGACAATAGAAACAGAATCTACACCCATTGATGAAGGGCTTGTAGCAAAAATCAAAGAAAAACTTGAGCATAATGAACAAGCCATTGTATTTATCCCTACGCGTGCACATTATAAGATGCTGGTATGTAGTGAATGTGGAAGTGGTATAGAGTGTGCATTTTGTTCGGTAAATATGTCCTTACATCTTGATAAGAATGCACTTATTTGCCATTATTGTCATTGGAGTTCACCTATTCCTACATTATGTCCTAAGTGTAAGAGTGAGAGTTTGCACTCTCATCGTATTGGCACTGCTCAAGTTGCACAAGCCTTACAAAAAGCACTTCCAAACGCAAAAATTACACTTTTTGATAGGGATAATATCACCACACACACAAAACTTAAAACGATACTTCAAAAGTTTAATGATGGTGACATTGATGTGCTTGTTGGCACACAAATGTTAAGTAAAGGGCACGATTATCATCGTGTGAATCTTGCGATAATATTAGGTATTGATTATGTGCTCAAAGGAAGTGATTATCGCTGCAATGAGCGAGCAATAAGTTTGTTACATCAAATTGCAGGGCGTAGTGGGCGTAAATACGATGGCGAAGTGTATGTTCAAAGTGCTAATAGTATATTTTTAGAGCAATTTTTGAGAGATTATGAGGATTTTTTACATTATGAATTGCGCAACCGCCCTCATCTCTATCCGCCTTATCAGAGATTAGCTACTCTTACTTTTTCACACAAGATAGAATCCAAAGCTCTTAATGCTATGCAAAATGTGCGTGAAATACTTTTAAAACGCGGTTTAGGAGAGGTAGAGATTGTGGGGGATTCTAAGGCATTGGTAGAGCGACTCTATAATAAGTATCGTTTTATATTATTGCTTCGCTCACCTTCTGCACGAGCACTTTTAGAGTTATTGCATTATCTTAATGCTCATACTCATCAAGATTTAGGGCGTATGTATGAAATTGATGTAGACCCTTTAAATATAGTATAGAGGTAGATTAGCTATAATAAAGTATTGTATAACCCAACATAATAAAGGAGAGCAAATGAAAATTGCTATATCTTGTTTTTCGCCATTAATGCAAAATAGTTTGAGTTTTTTCTTAAAAGACTATCTGAGTAGTGAAAGTGAATGTGATTTTATTATTACTGATGATGTCAATGAGAAAAAATATACCAAAGCAGTGTGTTTTGTGAGTGATGATGTGCATTCACACATTCGCAAACCTTTTACACAACAAAGTTTGTTTGAAGATATACAAGCTTTTTATGAGAATATTCAATCTCAAGCAGTAGATATGCCTAGTCAATCCGCACATTTACAAGAAGTGCAGAGTTTGCCAGAAGTCTTTGAGCCACCTATGTCACCACCTAGTTATCCACAGCGCAAAATTCAAGGGCAACTTGAAGCACAAATAGAACAAATTTGTCAAGAAAGTGCAAGAGAGCTTACACAAAAAATTATCGCTCTTTTGAAGCATACATAACATTTTAATAAATATTGAGCACATTAACATAGAACAAGCGATACAAAGATGGGCGTTGTAAAATTTCATATTCAAGCAGGCATACTTAAACATCTCCCTTTAATATGGAATAATCAAGAAAGCACGCGCCCAACGAAATCTATTGTGCGAGAATCTTTTTTTAACACAATGAGCATAAATATTGTAGAGTGTGTATTTGTTGAAGCATTTGGTGGTTGTGGTTCGATGGGAATTGAAGCACTTTCTCGCGGAGCAAGTGAAGCAATATTTTATGAGATAGACAAAAGAGCATATAATATTTTGTTGCAAAATCTTGCATTTGCACAAAAAAGAGCATCAGGGCTAAAATTTTATGCTTACAATACCGATTTTTTTACACAAAGTTTTCAAAGATGGATTACTACAAAAGAAAATGTGATTTTATATTTTGACCCACCCTTTTGCATTAGGGAAGGTATGGGAGATATTTATGAACGTCTTTTGACAATGGTAGAAAATCTTGGACAATGTAGTGTGAATTTTATTGTTTTTGAACATTGGAGTGGGTATAATATGCCTTCCATTGTTGGGGAATATATACTGCTTAAGACTCGTCAATTTGGTAAAAGCAGCCTCACTTATTACACATTAAAGGATTAATTATGGCAGAAGAAGAAAAAGCAGCAGAAAGTGGCGGAGATAAAAAAAGCAAAGCAATTTTATTTGTTATTATTGGCATTGTGGTAGTGCTTCTTCTATTAGTAGGTGTTGTAGTGCTAATGATGACAGGCGGAGGACACGATGAGGAAGAACACGAACAAAAACCTGCAGAGGTTGCCCAGACTCAAACTAGTGCGCCTTCACAACAGGCTGCTAAAATCATTGTAGGCAATACGGTTTCAGTGCGTAGCACAGATAAATTTGCTCCGGGATTGATTTATCCTGCAGAGGGTCCTCTCCCTTTTACGGTGAATTTAATGACGCAAACAGGCAAACGTTATCTCAAAACAAGCGTGCAATTTGAGCTTGATAAAGATGAGATAAAAGCAAATGCTACTAAGGCAGAGTTGGACAAAAAACTGCCTATGGTGCAAGATACCATTATTGAGATTCTCTCTTCAAAATCTATTGAAGATGTTGCTACAGTAAAAGGAAAAAATCGTGTCAAAGATGAGATTGTAAAACGTATTAATGAATTTTTGATTGATGGACAAGTGAGTGATATCTTTTTTGTTGAATTTGTGGTGAGTTAGTTGATTGATAGGGATTGATATTATTAGTATTGCTCGTATGCAGAAATTTATAGAGAAGTTTGACAGAGGTGCATTGGAGCGTTTTCTTTGTGAAAAAGAGATAGCTCTTTGTATGAATACCAATAAATCTATAAATATTCCTCGTGCAGCTGGATTCTGGGCGGCAAAAGAAGCGTGTTCTAAGGCATTAGGTGTAGGTATAGGGAGTAAGCTAAACTTTTTAGATATGCACATAAGCAAGAGTAGTACAAACGCACCCAGCATTCATCTTGCATCTGAAAAAATAAATGATTTTAATGTAACAAATATTGCACTAAGCATCAGCCACGATGGGGGATTTGCCATTGCTGTGGTAGTCGTCATTTAGGCTTTTTTGGTCTTTGTTTAATCCAATCAACATTACTTAAATCATTTATCTTTATATTTGTTTTATCATAATTTTTGATAATTATTTCATCTGCAAAACTATGAGATAGTATGCCAAAAGTAATACCAATAAAAACTAATACTTTCATCATATGATTTCCTTATATAATTTTTTTAAAATGAAACCTTATTCTACCATTTAAAGTTTAATTAAAGGTTTATTAAAACTTTATAGAGAGTTTATGAGCGATTTTTAATCATATCTGCAATAAGAAAAGCCATTTCAAGAGCTTGAGTAGCATTAAGTCGTGGATCACATTGCGTGTTATAATTACAGGCTAAACCTTCTTCGGTAATTGCTTGTGAACCGCCAATACACTCTGTTACATCTGCTCCTGTCATTTCTAAATGTACCCCTCCAGCATAGCTTCCATAGGCTTTATGGATTTCAAAAAAGCTTTTAACTTCATCAAGCACACTATCAAATACACGCGTTTTGTAACCATTATTTGCCTTGATTGTATTGCCGTGCATAGGGTCGCAACTCCACAAAATCTCACGTCCTTCTGGATTGATAGAATCTAATAATTGAGGCAGATTACTTTTGATTTTTTCAGCCCCCATTCGCACAATGAGATTAAGTCTGCCACTTTGATTAAGCGGATTAAGTTTATCGCAAATACCCATAATATCTTCTTTTGTGGCATTTGGTCCAATTTTTACACCCACAGGATTATTTACACCACGCAAGAATTCGATGTGTGCTTCATCAAGTCCTCTTGTGCGCTCACCAATCCATAACATATGTGCCGAACAATCATACCAATCTCCCGTAAGAGAATCTTGTCGGCAAAGTTGTTCTTCATAATGAAGCACAAGAGCCTCGTGTGAGGTATAAAATTCTGTCTCGCGCAATGTAGGAGAATGTTCAGAATCAATGCCACAGGCTTTCATAAATTCAAGAGCTTGAGTTATACGAGAGGCGAGTTCTTCATATTTTTGCCCAAATGTATTATTCTTAACAAAACCAAGATTCCATTTATGCACCTGATTGAGGTCTGCGAAGCCTCCTTGTGCAAATGCACGCAAAAGATTGAGTGTGGCTGCACTTTGATTATAAGCTTGAATAAGGCGATTTGGGTCGTGCTCACGCGCTTGTTGTGTGAATTCCATACCATTAATCATATCACCGCGGTAACTTGGGAGTTCAATATCTCCATTTGATTCTATATCACTTGAGCGAGGTTTGGCAAATTGTCCTGCAATACGCCCGACTTTAACGATTGGACACGAAGCACCAAAGGTAAGGATTGCACCCATTTGAATAATGACTTTAAATAAATCGCGAATATTAATGGCATTAAATTGTGAAAAACTCTCTGCACAATCTCCACCTTGTAATAAAAATGCTTCTCCTTTGCATACTTGAGCTAAGCGTTCTTGTAATGCACGCGCTTCACCTGCAAAAACAAGTGGTGGATAAGATTTAAGCTGCATTTCAACAGATT from Helicobacter hepaticus ATCC 51449 carries:
- a CDS encoding outer membrane beta-barrel protein produces the protein MQQDFAQTNKITQELDEESDKMFGKNRSGVLLGISAGFMPMEYKTLLHSAKGDLAVGGARLGYQYFSINNSIFGFRIYADAHIGRGETENTLTQVEQDFMAWNIDVLVDLRIPNTYQYIGFFSGVGFGSLNFESTSILNYVYLKGGRNFYNFGLAFTGGAKHHLELYCKMPMKANYDEEFYWKSPMLAGIAYQYTF
- a CDS encoding peroxiredoxin encodes the protein MLVTKPAPDFTAEAIKADGTFEDSFNLYKNIGKNGAVVFFWPKDFTFVCPSEIIAFDKRVKDFEARGVKVIGVSIDSKEVHFAWRNVPVNQGGIGAVTFPMVSDITKQISRDYDVLFNGAVALRGSFLIDKNKVVRHAVINDLPLGRNVDEMIRMVDAMLFVEEHGEVCPAGWNKGDEGMKANAKGVAEYLAKNADKL
- a CDS encoding DUF485 domain-containing protein, with the protein product MKLSENQQKAVVKFRNFIAFRNKISLILSLVVLVCYYVFVIGVGLFPEVLGYRLGPSSITLGIILGIFLIALCIIATGLYTFLANTYFDKDQNEVLEQLEKNGVLEALKSGEIHYKEQAAETEKEEK
- a CDS encoding cation acetate symporter, with the translated sequence MKSLFFSLSLLSVNSLFGASIDFGGAKSDINPIAIGMFLAFVLATLFITYLSNKKSQSASGFYTAGGNITGMQNGVAIAGDYMSAASFLGITALVFTNGFDGLIYSIGFLAGWPIILFLIAEKFRNLGKFTFADITAYRLDAKPIRIISAISALSVIVFYLIAQMVGAGQLIQVLFGLPYSVAVVLVGILMICYVVFGGMHATTWVQIIKAVLLLAGASFMAIMILYLTKFDLSYYFSQAVSHHPKGESIMSPGGFLPDSISAVSLGLALMFGTAGLPHILMRFFTVKDAKEARKSVFYATGLIGYFYILTFIIGFGAIALLLGNPDYTDANGAYNGVTNMVAVNLASVLGGDFFYGFICAVAFATILAVVSGLAITGAGAISHDLFVNVCKNGQCDPALEMRVTKIATICIGICAIALGIVFEKQNVAFTVGLAFAIAASVNFPILLLCIYWKNLTTKGAFWGGLIGLIVVLTLVILSPSIWVKSFGFESAIFPYDHPAIFTMPLTFILIFIISKLDNSKRAQIDRAGFEAQDFRAQSGIGASEAVAH
- the uvrB gene encoding excinuclease ABC subunit UvrB, yielding MGKFILDSQFAPAGDQPQAIQKITQFIHNGAQYSTLVGVTGSGKTYTMANIIANLNIPTLIMTHNKTLAAQLYSEFRGFFPKNHVEYFISHFDYYQPEAYIPRRDLFIEKDSSINEDLERLRLSATTSLLAYDDIIVIASVSANYGLGNPAEYLTMIHKFEIGQEEAQKTLLLKLVDMGYTRNDTIFERGNFRVNGEVIDIFPAYNEKEFIRIEFFGDEIERIGVFDALERTALTQLESFVLYAANQFIVGAQRLQSAIKNIEVELENRLEEFVSQDKQIEYQRLKTRTEFDLEMIKESGICKGIENYARHLTGKKAGETPYSLLDYFEQKGKPYLLIVDESHVSLPQFGGMYAGDRSRKEVLVEYGFRLPSALDNRPLRFDEFINKAPHFLFVSATPAQKELELSQEHIAEQIIRPTGLLDPLYEVRDADNAVLDLYDEIKARIAKNQRVLITTLTKKMAEELSKYYAELGIKVRYMHSDIDAIERNHLIRALRLGEFDVLIGINLLREGLDLPEVSLIAIMDADKEGFLRSETSLIQTMGRAARNVEGKVILYAKKITGSMQRAFEVTDYRRTKQEEFNRIHNITPKSVQRNVEQELKIESSGLSRLYEKASKKIPKSERESIIKELNIKMHQAAKALEFEEAARLRDEIARIRTM
- a CDS encoding primosomal protein N', which codes for MNYYLIAPIGLKSPPLVYECEEECAKESICSIVVRGKSYLGVILQSLDKPSFECKIAHKITNCFLPHQILLASFIAQYYCVGLGESYGLFVPQESKSEESANKNLAELTFELKTLSREQNEALKFLLSHTNPLLFGDTGSGKTEIYIHLIAHTLAQAKNTLFLMPEIALTPQIESRLREVFGDAVGIWHSKVTPAQKRKLLLALHSGTIRIIAGARSALFLPIRELGLVIVDEEHDDAYKSQSTPYYNARDMALYLGSKTNIKVVLGSATPSVVSYYNAIKQDSVYRLRGRYFTSHKSIYIVSQNPQMTIETESTPIDEGLVAKIKEKLEHNEQAIVFIPTRAHYKMLVCSECGSGIECAFCSVNMSLHLDKNALICHYCHWSSPIPTLCPKCKSESLHSHRIGTAQVAQALQKALPNAKITLFDRDNITTHTKLKTILQKFNDGDIDVLVGTQMLSKGHDYHRVNLAIILGIDYVLKGSDYRCNERAISLLHQIAGRSGRKYDGEVYVQSANSIFLEQFLRDYEDFLHYELRNRPHLYPPYQRLATLTFSHKIESKALNAMQNVREILLKRGLGEVEIVGDSKALVERLYNKYRFILLLRSPSARALLELLHYLNAHTHQDLGRMYEIDVDPLNIV
- the rsmD gene encoding 16S rRNA (guanine(966)-N(2))-methyltransferase RsmD, with product MGVVKFHIQAGILKHLPLIWNNQESTRPTKSIVRESFFNTMSINIVECVFVEAFGGCGSMGIEALSRGASEAIFYEIDKRAYNILLQNLAFAQKRASGLKFYAYNTDFFTQSFQRWITTKENVILYFDPPFCIREGMGDIYERLLTMVENLGQCSVNFIVFEHWSGYNMPSIVGEYILLKTRQFGKSSLTYYTLKD
- the fliL gene encoding flagellar basal body-associated protein FliL, whose protein sequence is MAEEEKAAESGGDKKSKAILFVIIGIVVVLLLLVGVVVLMMTGGGHDEEEHEQKPAEVAQTQTSAPSQQAAKIIVGNTVSVRSTDKFAPGLIYPAEGPLPFTVNLMTQTGKRYLKTSVQFELDKDEIKANATKAELDKKLPMVQDTIIEILSSKSIEDVATVKGKNRVKDEIVKRINEFLIDGQVSDIFFVEFVVS
- the acpS gene encoding holo-ACP synthase, whose protein sequence is MIGIDIISIARMQKFIEKFDRGALERFLCEKEIALCMNTNKSINIPRAAGFWAAKEACSKALGVGIGSKLNFLDMHISKSSTNAPSIHLASEKINDFNVTNIALSISHDGGFAIAVVVVI
- a CDS encoding class II 3-deoxy-7-phosphoheptulonate synthase, which encodes MQWHAKSWRNKPIKQHPIYKNQQLLESVEMQLKSYPPLVFAGEARALQERLAQVCKGEAFLLQGGDCAESFSQFNAINIRDLFKVIIQMGAILTFGASCPIVKVGRIAGQFAKPRSSDIESNGDIELPSYRGDMINGMEFTQQAREHDPNRLIQAYNQSAATLNLLRAFAQGGFADLNQVHKWNLGFVKNNTFGQKYEELASRITQALEFMKACGIDSEHSPTLRETEFYTSHEALVLHYEEQLCRQDSLTGDWYDCSAHMLWIGERTRGLDEAHIEFLRGVNNPVGVKIGPNATKEDIMGICDKLNPLNQSGRLNLIVRMGAEKIKSNLPQLLDSINPEGREILWSCDPMHGNTIKANNGYKTRVFDSVLDEVKSFFEIHKAYGSYAGGVHLEMTGADVTECIGGSQAITEEGLACNYNTQCDPRLNATQALEMAFLIADMIKNRS